The genomic stretch AAAACTAAGTTCAAACATCGCCCGATTGATAAAACTTCTTTTCTGACTTGCCCAAACATAAGAACGATAGATTTCAACTCCGTTTTTTTCTTCTTGACTATAAATTTTTCCTCGATATTGGGGGTAAATTTTACTTTCAGGATACCAAGGCATAGCGGTTAAAACCCTTACTTCATGGCCTTTTTGTGTCAAACCTTCTGCTAATTCTGTCATTAATGGTGCGATGCCAATGGGTTCGGGGTGATAATTATAGGAATAAATTAAAATACGCATTGTTTAAATTTAAGGATATTTTTATTGGTTTTAAAGTTATATTTATGGCACAATAATTAAAATATCTATTATAAAATAAAATGTAGTTTAATAGTCATAATAAAGTTATGGTTTACTATTTCTCATGAAAATTATTCATGAACATTCTTAAAAATAAAAGTTTTTTTAATATTTAATAGGTAATAAATCATTTAAAATTACCATAAGTGATGAATTATAAAAGTTAATTTTAGCTAAATTTAGATCAAATGAAAAAGTTATCTCGTTTAATAATTGGTTTTTCCCTCGCCTGTTTATTGGTAATTCTTCCTGCCTGTGGAAATGATACCCCTTCACGGTTTGAAGGCGCGCAACAGGAAAGTATTGATGCGGGAAGTCGTAACACCGCTGTATCAACAGATGCCGAGGAAGGCTCTAGTTTTAATCGCTTTTTCCCTGTTAGTGATGAAAGTTATGAGCGAGTTTTTACCCAAGAAAAAGATGGTTTTGTGGAAGCTGTGTTAAAAGAATCGGGTCAAAATGTGGCAACTTTGGGGGTTTTTGATACTATTAGTAATCCTTCTGCGAAGGATGATTTTGTTGATAGTCAAGAACAAATTGGGGGTTATCCCTTAGCTCAAAAGGGATCTCGGGCGACAGCAGTGTTAGTAGCGGATAGATTTCAAGTTACGGTGCGATCGATGGATGATAGTTTTACGGTAGCAGATAGAGAGGCTTGGTTAGCTAAGTTTGATCTCAATGGTTTAGCAAGTTTAAATTAGGAGGATTTTAATTATGAGTAAGGCAATTTATGATTTGGTGGATAATTTACCGACGCGTAATGTTACCACAATGGTTTTAAACTCCCTTGATTTTGTGGTACCGGGGGAATGGAAAAACCCAACTAATTTTGAGCAGATGATTCGGGATATTAGTCAGGAAACTGATGAAAAATGGATTCAGAAAATAGGCGATCGCGCCGTGTGGTTATACAATGACAAAAATCAGGGTTATCAAAGGGCTTTATGGTTATATCAAACCGTTGACAATGCCGATTCCGCCCTTGGTACAGCTGCTTTAGCCAATAAAGTAGGGGAAAAAATAGGTTTTCTTAGTTTTCTCAATAAGTTAACCCCTAGTAACGAGAAAGCACAATCTCTGGATTTAGCCATTAAGTTAGTGGTAGAAGTTGTCGCTTTTTGTCAGATTAATGGTTTACCAGGGGATAGCATTGGGGATTTTGTCAAGGCTTTGAAGGAGTATGAAGGGGAGGCGTTGATGCGCATGGCGGCGCTTGTGTGTATTGATGGTTTAATCCCTTTTGGCCCTGATTTTATTTTGGCAGTACAATCTACTTTAAATAATTTGAATCCCAAAGAGTTATCCGACAATGGGGCTTTTTCTAAGGTTAGTAAGTTTATCCCAGGGGGTAATCCTGCGGGGCAGTTAGGATTTATTAACCAGAGTTTTGGGGCTGTTAAGGGTTGGATGACAAGTTTTGTGGGCGATCGCAACTTAACCCAAGGTAAGGTAATGAAAAATCTACAAAATTTCGTGGAATTTTCCGATGATCAATTAGATTATGTGGCAGCCTTCCTTGATATGTCAACTAATTATTTTGAACATACTGGCACTCAATCCATCGCTAACAGGTTAATTCGTCGTGCCATGCTCGAGGTTTAAAACCATAGTTAAGGTGGGCAAAACGCCCACTTTATTTATTTTTTCCTCATTTTTCTAAGACGGTAAAAAGGATACTAAATTTAAATAGTTGAATGTTATCTCATAATCAATTATATTCCTAAGGATTTTTCCTTTGACAAATAATTATTTTGTTATTAATTAATGATTTTATTTATTATAGTTTTTTCTATCAATATTTTAATGGCGATCGCCCTTATTTGCCTAACGATAAAAATAATTAATATTAATACACAATTAAAGGAAATAAATAGTTTATTAATTACCCTAGAACAAGATTTAAACTTAATTTTAAAACAGATTCCTTTGTCCATTTTAACCATTGGACTAGAAGTAAAAAAAACTAACCTAAAATATAAACAGTGGAAATATAACTATAAAAAAATACAAAAAATTATTATAATAATAAGAATTATCTACACCATAACCCGTAGAAAAAATATATTTCTAATATTTAATAATGAAATCACCACAATTTAAAACAAGCCTAGACTATGAAAAAGCAAATCTACTCATGCAACCCGTATATATAAGAGTAGTAGATAACATTAGAAAACAAGCAGAAATTAATAATTGGGATATTAGTTATCAAGAAATTAATGATCCTTTTCCTAGCTATATTTTAACTCAAAAAAAAGGTAATACAACGAAAGAAACTAACATTTGGTTTATCTGTTTTCAGGTTTGCTTTACTCAATTTGAATTAGAACAAAATCAGCCTGTAGAAATCGATTCTAATTTGATAAGTGATAGAGGGGAATTAAATTGGGATGAAATGGAAATAAAAACTCAATCTATTGTTAAAAACTTATTTGATGAGATTTAGTAACTGGGTAAACCTAAGGGAATAATTCCACCTGGATTAAGAGGAAAAAGATTACCATAATAATCTTGTTTAATTATGTCAAAATTACAAGTTTCCTTAACTCCTTCAATATTATATATTTCTTGGCAATAACGAGAAAGATTTTTATAATCAGCTATCCTTTTTATGTTACATTTAAATAGACTAAAATAAACCACATCAAAACGTATTAAAGTAGTAAATAAACGAATATCAGCAATGGTTAATTTATCTCCACATAAATAACGACTATTTTCCAAAAATATTTCAATTTTATCTAAGAGATTAAATAATCCATAACAAGCATCTTCATAAGCCTGTTGAGTTTGAGCAAAACCGCAACGATACACCCCGTTGTTAATGTGATGATATATTTTTTCATTCCAACTATCTATATTGTCTTTATATTCATCAGGATATAAATTTAGTTGAGGAAAAGAAGCAAATTGATTAAAACAATTATTAAGTAAAACAATTATTTCTGAGCTTTCATTATTAACAATAGTCTTGGTTTTTTTATCCCATAAAACGGGTACGGTACAACGTCCTTGATAATTATTATTAGCTTTATAATATAATTGCTTAAGGGTATAACAATTTTCTGAGCCCTGGGGGATTATCCATCCGCCATCAGCGGGGGAAGGGCTAACAATTACTACGTCAATTATCTTTTCTAAACCTTTTAATTTTCTAACTATTAGGGTACGGTGAGCCCAAGGACAACTTAAACCAGCATAAATAGTATAACGATTTTTTTCGGGGCTATAGGTGCTGTTTTCCTCTATGTTGTGATGATAGATACTTAAGGGGCGCTGGTAATTACCATTCTCGCTGGGGGCTAAATTAAACATCATTAATTGCCACATGGTTTCCCAGATTTTTTGAGCTAGTTTAATTAACCATTTTTGATTTAACATTAAAAATAATTGATTAAGGTTTATTTAGTAAAATATTTCTTACTTAAAGTACATTTTTAAATATTAACGGCTATCAAGCCTAAATCAATATATTGTTGAATTACCAATTTACTATCATTTAATACTACATCAAAATCATAAAAGTGATGGATAGAATTATTATTAATAATTCCTTTTAGTTCTAGTTTAAAAAATCTTGATTTTTTACCTTTAATTCTTCTATTAAAGCGTATTTTAACAATAACTTTTTCATTTTTTCTATTGAAATATAAAACCTCACCTCGAATAGAAAAATAATCCTTTTTAAAACCTTTTTCTGATATAATATTATGGGATTCATCAGGACAAATACCAACTATTTGTAAATAGAGTTGATCACCATTACGAACTTTATGGGGATAAACAATCCAATTTTGAATTTTATTAACATCCACATGATTTTTAATGGCACTAATCGCCCGTGATAAAATCACGGTATCACATTTTTGACCCTCCCTTGTTTCCATGATTCCCTTGGTTAATTTTCCTTCTAAGGGGGTATATTTACCCCGTATGATTCCTATGGCCCGATATTGTTTAGGATAACTGGGAATGGGGATAGGATTATTAGAAAAGCCATCTAAATCGGGTAAAAATTGATTAGGATTAGATAGGGAAGGATTACTTAAATTCACTCTAATAATAAGATGATTAAGGATTAATAGGAAAAATTATATATTTATTTACCTTTAGGATAGCTTTTTCTGAGCCATAGGGAACAAATTAACCATAAAAATGTGAGGAGTGGATATGTCTCAACTAAACACGGCGGAGTTATTAATTAAATGTTTAGAAAATGAGGGGGTAGAGTATATCTTTGGTTTACCAGGGGAAGAAAATCTACATATTCTCGAAGCCCTTAAAAATTCTACCATAGAGTTTATCACCGTTCGCCATGAACAAGGAGCGGCTTTTATGGCGGATGTGTATGGGCGTTTGACGGGCAAGGCTGGGGTATGTTTGTCAACCTTGGGGCCTGGGGCAACGAATTTAATGACGGGGGTAGCTGATGCCAATCTTGATGGGGCGCCGTTGGTGGCGATTACGGGGCAGGTAGGCACGGATAGGATGCACATTGAATCCCATCAATATCTTGATTTGGTGGCAATGTTTGCCCCTGTGACGAAGTGGAATAAGCAAATTGTGCGTCCTGGTATTACCCCTGAGGTGGTGCGCAAGGCTTTTAAGGTGGCACAGAAAGAGAAGCCTGGGGCTGTGCATATTGATTTACCTGAAAATATTGCGGCTATGGTAGCGGATGGAATGCCCCTCAGAATTGACCAACGGGAGAAAATCTATGCTTCTCATCGTAGCATTAATGGGGCTGCTTTGGCGATCGCCCGGGCAAAAAATCCTTTAATTTTGGCGGGAAATGGTACTATTAGGGCAAGGGCGACGGAGTCGTTAACGGAGTTTGCTACCCGTTTAAATATTCCTGTGGCTAATACTTTTATGGGTAAGGGGGCTATTCCCTATATCCATCCTCTGTCTTTGTGGACGGTGGGTTTACAGCAACGGGATTATATCACTTGCGGATTTGAACAGGCGGATCTTATCATTGCGGTGGGTTATGATTTAATTGAGTATTCCCCGAAAAAATGGAATCCTAGTGGCACTACTCCCATTGTGCATATTGGCACTCATTCAGCGGAAATTGATAGTAGTTACATCCCTGAAGTGGAGGTAGTAGGTGATATTGCCGATGCCCTTGATGAAATTGCTAAAAGGTGCGATCGCACTGGAAAACCGATCCCTTTTTCTGCTACCTTAAGGAAGGATATTCGAGAAGACTACGAACAATATGCCCATGATGAAGGTTTTCCCATCAAACCCCAAAAAATCATCTACGATTTAAGACAGGTAATGGGCTCAGAAGATATAGTAATTAGCGATGTAGGCGCCCATAAAATGTGGATGGCAAGACACTACCACGCCGAAGCCCCCAACACCTGCATTATCTCCAACGGTTTCGCCGCCATGGGTATCGCCATTCCTGGGGCATTAGCCGCCAAATTAGTACATCCCGATAAAAAAGTTGTCGCCGTCACTGGGGATGGGGGTTTTATGATGAATTGTCAAGAATTAGAAACCGCTATCAGGGTTAAAACTCCTTTCGTTACCCTTATTTTTAACGACAACGCCTATGGCTTAATCGGCTGGAAACAAAACAATCAATTTGGCTCATCAAGTTTTGTTGATTTCACTAATCCAGACTTTGTTAAATTTGCCGAAAGCATCGGTTTAAAAGGTTATCGGGTTACTTCTAGTGAAGATTTAATACCCACTCTTAAAGAAGCCCTTGCCCAAAATGTACCCGCTGTTATCGATTGCCCTGTGGATTATGGTGAAAATCTTCGTTTCTCCGAAAAAGCAGGGGATTTGAGTTGTCCTATTTAACCTGAGTTTAGCATAACATTTTCTGGAGTCTTGGGAAAACGGGGAACAGGCAACAGATAAGAAATAATAATTGTTTATTATGTTTTGTAACAGGGTGGATAATAGTCAACCTTACAAATCGGATTTAGTGTCATATCAAGTCCCCTTGATCACTTATAAATTAGTAATATCAATATCTTAGTTCAATTTATTGAACGAACCACCCTTCGCCGTGTAATGAATTACACGGTGTGGCGACGAAAATACAATCTATTTATCACTAATTATCCCAACCTAATATTATAGCTTCATTCATTGAACCAAAAATATTAACCGTATTTTATTAGACGGTGGTTAATCAACTTATCGTTCTTAAATATCAGCCTACAATTTAACTATTCTTCCCCCCAATCGCCCCCTTTGCCTTATTAACCAAAGCCATAATATCTTGTAAGGAAATTTTGAGTAGAGATAAAATGCCAACAATCACCAACACAAAACCAATTAAAAAACTATCATCCGAAAGATATAAACCCACAATGACGATAAAATAAGGAGATAAAATCGAGCTAATTTTTTCCACTAATTTAACGGTTTGAATTTGTTCTTTATCCATCACATTATCAGGAATAGGAATTGAGGAATTTTCGATGTCAATGTCCGTATTAGTAGATTTGGGCGGAACAAAACTTTCAACATTCGGATTCGTGTCAATTTTACTTTCTTTGTTTCCCTTACTAAACATAATCGATTTATCCTCTCCTTAACAAATATCAGTCAATTAAACTATAGCAATCCTCAAGGATTTTTGAACAAAATCCCAGATATTTTATCCCCTATTCTTCACTATCATAATCATCATTATTAGAACTACCAAAACTAACATTATTAATATCTAAATTTTCCTTAACCTTTTGTTCGATGATTTGGGCTAACTCAGAATTTTCCTCCAAGTATTTAACCGCATTATCCCTACCTTGGGCGATGTTATCCCCCTCATAGCTATACCATGCCCCTTTTCTATTTACCACATCGGTTTTTTCTGCCAAGTCGAGCAGACAACCAGTGCGCGAAATTCCCGAACCAAAAATAATATCAAATTCAGCAATGCGGAAAGGAGGGGCTACCTTATTTTTAGCAACCTTTACCTTCGCTCGGATACCATATTCCCCATCACTACCTTTTTTCAGAGTTTGGATACGGCGAATGTCTAGGCGCACGGAGGCATAAAATTTTAATGCCGTCCCCCCCGTGGTAACTTCTGGGCTACCATAACTAATACCGATTTTTTGACGTAGTTGGTTAAGGAAAATTACTGTAGAACCTGATTTACCGATGTTTCCTGCAATTTTTCTCAGGGCTTTACTCATGAGACGGGCTTGTAAACCAACTTGTAAATCCCCCATTTCCCCTTCTATTTCTGCTCGGGGTACAAGGGCGGCCACCGAGTCAATAACAACCAAATCCACCGCTGCACTACGCACCAATTGATCAACGATTTCTAAGGCAGATTCTCCGTTGTCGGGCTGGGCTACAAGTAAATTATCTATATCTACCCCCAAAGCACTGGAATAATTGGGGTCTAGGGCGTGTTCAGCATCTACGAAAGCAGCTACTCCCCCTGCTTTTTGGACTTCTGCGATCGCATGGAGCGCCAGAGTAGTTTTACCAGAACTTTCAGGCCCATAAATTTCGATAACTCTTCCTTTGGGTAAACCGCCTCCTAAGGCTAAGTCAAGGGTTAATGCACCACTGGAGATAGTTTCTACTTTCATTTTAGCCGCATCCCCTAGGCGCATAATTGCCCCTTTGCCGAAGTTGCGTTCAATCTGGTTGAGAACTAGGTTAAGTGCCTTTTCTTTGTCTGAGCCTTGTGCGCTGGTACTTGTAGCCATGATTTTCTCGTTATTTTATCTACTCGTCTTTAATTAGTATAGATGTTATTTTCTATCTTATTCTTGCCAATGTTTTTAGTACATCAGTATTTATATTATAGCTTATTTTTGAGTACGGGTATTGGGGGAAAGAATTTACAAAAAATTGATCTTGGTTAGTTGGTTTTAGTTTATTTGATAAACTGACAAATGAGGTGGGATTTTAAACCCACAACCGATACAATTAAGCAAATTAGCAACTGTTATCCCGAACTCAAGGTAAAAGCTAACAACATTTATCCATGGTGAATATACCAGTCGATGGTATTTTTCAACCCCTCGCGCAAATCCATTTTAGCCTTAAAGCCAAAAGCCTCTTTTGCTTTGGTGGTATCCAAACATCTACGGGGTTGCCCATTGGGTTTATCCGTTTGCCACTCTAATTCCCCATCAAAACCCATCAATTCACAGATTAACTCGATTAAATCTTTGATGGAAATTTCAAAATTTGTCCCCAAATTAATTGGCTCTGGAGCGTCATATAATTGGGTAGCCATGACAATACCCCTCGCCGCATCATTAGAGTATAAAAACTCACGGGTGGGGCTACCGTCACCCCACACAGGGATGATTTTTTCTCCTTTTTGTTGGGCTTCATGGACTTTTTTTATTAAGGCTGGTATGACGTGGGAACTTTCGGGGTTAAAGTTATCCTCGGGGCCATAGAGGTTAACGGGTAATAGGTAGATGCCGTTGAAGCCGTATTGTAGCCGGTAAGATTCTAGTTGCACTAGGAGGGCTTTTTTGGCTATGCCGTAGGGGGCGTTGGTTTCTTCGGGATAACCATTCCATAAGTCTTCTTCTTTAAAAGGGACGGGGGTAAATTTAGGATAAGCGCAGATAGTACCAACGCAGGTAAATTTTTCTACCCCTGCCTGATAGGAGGCGTGGATGAGTTGTGTTCCCATCATTAGGTTATCGTAAAATAGTTCTGCTGGTTTGGCTTGGTTTAAACCGATACCCCCTACATGGGCGGCGAGGTGGATTACTATATTTTGATTTTCTACGGCTTTTTGGCAGTTTTCCCAGATGGTGAGGTTACAATCTTGGGAGCGGGGAATGGTGATGTTATCCATGGTAGCCCCCGCCTTGAGAAGTTCGGTTACAACTTGTTTACCAAGAAATCCCGAACCTCCCGTCACTAATATTTTTTTATTGGTTAATTCAATCATGGAGAGTTAATTGATAGTTGATAATGGATAATTGATAATGGACACCAATAAAATTTAATTAACGTTGTGTAAAACGCCATGGCGGATGTAGGCTTGATCTTTTACGGGCTTTCCTGTTTGGGTGTTTAATCCGAAGGCTTCTAAGTCAGCGTCAACCATGAGGGCTACTAATTCGGGAAAGGTAACGGAGGGTTTCCAGCCTAGTTTTTCTTTTGATTTTGTAGGATCTCCGATTAGTAAGTCAACTTCAGCAGGGCGCAAATAACGCTCATCAAAACGTACGTAGTCTTCCCATTTTAGGTTAACGTAATTAAAGGCTAGTTCTAAAAATTCTTTAACGGAGTGGGTTTCTCCTGTGGCGATGACGTAATCATCTGGCTTTTCTTGTTGTAGCATTAGCCACATGGCTACGACATAGTCTTTGGCATAACCCCAGTCTCTTTTGGAGTCTAGGTTACCGAGGAATAATTCTTTTTGTTTTCCTGCCACGATACGGGCGATCGCCCTTGTAATTTTTCGAGTGACAAAGGTTTCTCCACGGCGGGGGCTTTCATGGTTAAAAAGAATACCATTACAGGCAAACATATTATAAGATTCCCGATGGTTAACGGTTTGCCAGTGGGCGTAAACTTTGGCACAGGCGTAGGGGCTACGGGGATAAAAGGGGGTGGTTTCTTTTTGAGGAACTTCTACCACTTTACCAAACATTTCTGATGAACCTGCTTGATAATATTTGACTTGGGTATCATGGTAATTTTGATAGTCTCGAATGGCTTCTAAAAGTCGTAAAGTACCCATGGCAACGGTATCAACGGTAAATTCGGGGGCATCAAAACTAACTCTTACATGGGATTGTGCCCC from Cyanobacterium stanieri LEGE 03274 encodes the following:
- a CDS encoding glutathione S-transferase family protein; translation: MLNQKWLIKLAQKIWETMWQLMMFNLAPSENGNYQRPLSIYHHNIEENSTYSPEKNRYTIYAGLSCPWAHRTLIVRKLKGLEKIIDVVIVSPSPADGGWIIPQGSENCYTLKQLYYKANNNYQGRCTVPVLWDKKTKTIVNNESSEIIVLLNNCFNQFASFPQLNLYPDEYKDNIDSWNEKIYHHINNGVYRCGFAQTQQAYEDACYGLFNLLDKIEIFLENSRYLCGDKLTIADIRLFTTLIRFDVVYFSLFKCNIKRIADYKNLSRYCQEIYNIEGVKETCNFDIIKQDYYGNLFPLNPGGIIPLGLPSY
- a CDS encoding 2-dehydropantoate 2-reductase produces the protein MNLSNPSLSNPNQFLPDLDGFSNNPIPIPSYPKQYRAIGIIRGKYTPLEGKLTKGIMETREGQKCDTVILSRAISAIKNHVDVNKIQNWIVYPHKVRNGDQLYLQIVGICPDESHNIISEKGFKKDYFSIRGEVLYFNRKNEKVIVKIRFNRRIKGKKSRFFKLELKGIINNNSIHHFYDFDVVLNDSKLVIQQYIDLGLIAVNI
- a CDS encoding acetolactate synthase large subunit, with amino-acid sequence MSQLNTAELLIKCLENEGVEYIFGLPGEENLHILEALKNSTIEFITVRHEQGAAFMADVYGRLTGKAGVCLSTLGPGATNLMTGVADANLDGAPLVAITGQVGTDRMHIESHQYLDLVAMFAPVTKWNKQIVRPGITPEVVRKAFKVAQKEKPGAVHIDLPENIAAMVADGMPLRIDQREKIYASHRSINGAALAIARAKNPLILAGNGTIRARATESLTEFATRLNIPVANTFMGKGAIPYIHPLSLWTVGLQQRDYITCGFEQADLIIAVGYDLIEYSPKKWNPSGTTPIVHIGTHSAEIDSSYIPEVEVVGDIADALDEIAKRCDRTGKPIPFSATLRKDIREDYEQYAHDEGFPIKPQKIIYDLRQVMGSEDIVISDVGAHKMWMARHYHAEAPNTCIISNGFAAMGIAIPGALAAKLVHPDKKVVAVTGDGGFMMNCQELETAIRVKTPFVTLIFNDNAYGLIGWKQNNQFGSSSFVDFTNPDFVKFAESIGLKGYRVTSSEDLIPTLKEALAQNVPAVIDCPVDYGENLRFSEKAGDLSCPI
- the recA gene encoding recombinase RecA is translated as MATSTSAQGSDKEKALNLVLNQIERNFGKGAIMRLGDAAKMKVETISSGALTLDLALGGGLPKGRVIEIYGPESSGKTTLALHAIAEVQKAGGVAAFVDAEHALDPNYSSALGVDIDNLLVAQPDNGESALEIVDQLVRSAAVDLVVIDSVAALVPRAEIEGEMGDLQVGLQARLMSKALRKIAGNIGKSGSTVIFLNQLRQKIGISYGSPEVTTGGTALKFYASVRLDIRRIQTLKKGSDGEYGIRAKVKVAKNKVAPPFRIAEFDIIFGSGISRTGCLLDLAEKTDVVNRKGAWYSYEGDNIAQGRDNAVKYLEENSELAQIIEQKVKENLDINNVSFGSSNNDDYDSEE
- a CDS encoding GDP-L-fucose synthase family protein → MIELTNKKILVTGGSGFLGKQVVTELLKAGATMDNITIPRSQDCNLTIWENCQKAVENQNIVIHLAAHVGGIGLNQAKPAELFYDNLMMGTQLIHASYQAGVEKFTCVGTICAYPKFTPVPFKEEDLWNGYPEETNAPYGIAKKALLVQLESYRLQYGFNGIYLLPVNLYGPEDNFNPESSHVIPALIKKVHEAQQKGEKIIPVWGDGSPTREFLYSNDAARGIVMATQLYDAPEPINLGTNFEISIKDLIELICELMGFDGELEWQTDKPNGQPRRCLDTTKAKEAFGFKAKMDLREGLKNTIDWYIHHG
- the gmd gene encoding GDP-mannose 4,6-dehydratase; translated protein: MENRTKALITGITGQDGSYLAELLLSKGYEVHGIIRRTSTFNTDRIDHIYQDPHQPDAQLFLHYGDLTDGTTLRRILEEVQPDEVYNLGAQSHVRVSFDAPEFTVDTVAMGTLRLLEAIRDYQNYHDTQVKYYQAGSSEMFGKVVEVPQKETTPFYPRSPYACAKVYAHWQTVNHRESYNMFACNGILFNHESPRRGETFVTRKITRAIARIVAGKQKELFLGNLDSKRDWGYAKDYVVAMWLMLQQEKPDDYVIATGETHSVKEFLELAFNYVNLKWEDYVRFDERYLRPAEVDLLIGDPTKSKEKLGWKPSVTFPELVALMVDADLEAFGLNTQTGKPVKDQAYIRHGVLHNVN